A stretch of Gossypium hirsutum isolate 1008001.06 chromosome A06, Gossypium_hirsutum_v2.1, whole genome shotgun sequence DNA encodes these proteins:
- the LOC107963364 gene encoding uncharacterized protein encodes MKGRCSKQEAKEGMEIDRIRNSHKDETPQLSGAYIRSLVKQLTTSRSAKDPDCVNGQILSKFGEGFSATPQTQSQVEPNPPPKQLKKQVRRRFHTRRPYQQRMLNMAEARREIVTALKFHRAAMKQANEQQQEEQSSRSLQPSPSFPQPFEQEPKTNNLSTYNLDYISHSYSWPPSSPSPFTSTAHTLNLPDQTLGLNLNFQDFNIDSNLYHNSNNPSIYSSSSSSSSPTLSVVTEDVPSVAVSHEVGPGTMADSTASYGGGGLHQAMDDEGMAEMRSLGEKHQIEWNDTVNLVTSAWWFKFLKSMEDGNEVKGEDDGYHQPFDQVMELPAWLNANDCGLQHHHFNNLFPDSYFQDSDSALPCMNIGEIEGIDGDWHWLA; translated from the exons aTGAAGGGTCGATGTTCCAAGCAAGAAGCAAAAGAAGGAATGGAAATTGATAGAATTAGAAACAGTCACAAAGATGAGACTCCTCAGCTGTCTGGTGCTTACATTCGTAGCCTGGTTAAACAACTCACCACTTCCAGAAGTGCCAAAGACCCTGATTGCGTTAATGGCCAAATTTTGAGCAAATTTGGTGAGGGTTTTAGTGCTACACCACAGACACAGAGCCAGGTGGAACCAAACCCACCACCTAAACAACTAAAGAAACAGGTTCGGAGGAGATTTCATACCCGCAGGCCTTACCAACAAAGGATGCTTAACATGGCTGAAGCTAGGAGAGAAATTGTCACTGCACTCAAGTTCCACAGAGCTGCCATGAAACAAGCCAATGAACAGCAACAAGAAGAGCAATCATCACGGTCGCTTCAGCCTTCTCCTTCATTCCCACAACCTTTTGAGCAAGAACCAAAAACAAACAACTTGTCTACCTATAATTTAGACTATATTTCCCATTCCTATAGTTGGCCTCCTTCTTCTCCAAGTCCTTTTACATCCACTGCACACACTTTGAACCTACCAGACCAAACCCTAGGTCTAAACCTTAACTTTCAGGATTTCAACATAGACTCCAACCTTTACCATAACAGTAATAACCCATCAATCTACTCATCTTCATCATCCTCATCTTCCCCAACTCTATCAGTTGTAACTGAAGATGTGCCTTCAGTTGCAGTGTCACATGAAGTGGGGCCTGGGACTATGGCCGATTCAACAGCATCCTACGGTGGGGGAGGCCTGCATCAAGCTATGGACGATGAGGGAATGGCGGAGATGAGATCATTAGGAGAGAAGCATCAAATAGAGTGGAATGACACTGTGAATTTGGTAACATCAGCATGGTGGTTCAAGTTCTTGAAGAGTATGGAAGATGGGAATGAAGTGAAAGGTGAGGATGATGGGTACCACCAACCATTTGATCAAGTCATGGAACTCCCTGCCTGGTTGAATGCAAATGACTGTGGCTTGCAGCACCACCATTTCAATAATCTTTTCCCAGATTCTTACTTCCAGGATTCTGATTCTGCCTTACCTTG CATGAATATTGGAGAAATTGAAGGAATTGATGGGGATTGGCATTGGCTGGCTTAA